In Macadamia integrifolia cultivar HAES 741 chromosome 12, SCU_Mint_v3, whole genome shotgun sequence, the following are encoded in one genomic region:
- the LOC122057517 gene encoding anthranilate synthase alpha subunit 2, chloroplastic-like isoform X3, with protein MNSLKMDTLGLSSHFVPSATHLTSLGSFRTRISRSCFRTVRCSALSVSSALAQNDAEKFAEASKKGNIVPLYRCLFSDHLTPVLAYRCLVKEDNRSDPSFLFESVQQNDGFPTVGRYSVVGAQPTLELVAKGNSVTIMDHEEGIKTEEIAEDPMVIPRRIMEGWKPQLIDELPEAFCGGWVGYFSYDTVRHVEKKKLPFSKAPKDDRELADIHLGLYDDVIVFDHVEKRAYVIHWVRLDRYTSVEKAYNDGMDRLEHLVSKVQNIDSPRLNHGSVGLYTHLFGSSLKKSTMTSEAYREAVSKAKEHILSGDIFQIVLSQRFERRTFADPFEVYRALRVVNPSPYLTYIQARGCILVASSPEILTRVKKGKITNRPLAGTVRRGKTSYEDKMKENQLLNDEKQCAEHVMLVDLGRNDVGKVSKPGSVKVEKLMNIERYSHVMHISSTVTGELCDDLSCWDALRQALPVGTVSGAPKVKAMELIDQLEVTRRGPYSGGFGGISFTGDMDISLALRTIVFPTGPHYDTMYWYGDANRRQEWVAHLQAGAGIVADSVPDDEQKECENKAAALARAIELAELAFVEK; from the exons aTGAATTCTCTGAAGATGGATACTCTAGGCCTTTCCTCTCATTTCGTTCCATCAGCTACCCATTTAACCTCTCTGGGTTCCTTCAGAACCAGAATCTCCCGTTCCTGTTTCCGCACTGTGAGATGCTCTGCTCTCTCTGTTTCTTCAGCTTTAG CCCAAAACGATGCAGAGAAGTTTGCAGAAGCTTCTAAGAAAGGAAACATAGTTCCTCTTTATCGGTGCTTATTTTCCGACCACCTGACTCCGGTGCTGGCTTACCGGTGTTTGGTTAAAGAAGATAATAGAAGCGATCCAAGCTTTTTGTTTGAATCAGTCCAGCAAAATGATGGATTTCCGACCGTT GGACGTTATAGTGTGGTTGGAGCTCAGCCAACGCTAGAACTGGTGGCAAAGGGGAATTCAGTGACAATTATGGATCATGAGGAAGGGATTAAGACTGAGGAGATCGCTGAGGATCCAATGGTAATTCCTCGTAGGATCATGGAAGGTTGGAAACCACAACTCATTGACGAGCTACCCGAGGCATTTTGTG GTGGATGGGTTGGATATTTTTCATATGATACTGTTCGGCatgtggagaagaagaagcttccatTCTCTAAAGCACCTAAAGATGATAGAGAACTGGCTGATATTCATCTAGGCCTTTATGATGATGTGATAGTGTTTGATCATGTGGAGAAG AGAGCATATGTGATCCATTGGGTGCGGCTAGACCGATACACTTCGGTTGAGAAGGCGTATAATGATGGAATGGATAGGTTGGAACATCTAGTATCCAAAGTTCAAAATATTGACAG CCCAAGGCTAAATCATGGTTCTGTGGGGTTATACACTCACCTTTTTGGTTCTTCACTAAAGAAGTCAACCATGACAAGTGAAGCATATAGGGAAGCTGTATCAAAAGCTAAAGAACATATTCTTTCTGGGGATATTTTCCAAATTGTGCTAAGTCAACGTTTCGAGCGCCGAACATTTGCAGACCCATTTGAAGTATACAGGGCATTGAGAGTTGTGAATCCAAGTCCATATTTGACTTATATACAA GCTAGAGGATGTATTCTGGTTGCTTCAAGCCCAGAGATTCTGACTCGTGTGAAGAAG GGAAAGATTACTAACCGACCCCTTGCGGGAACTGTTAGAAGAGGGAAGACGAGTTATGAGGACAAGATGAAGGAAAATCAGTTGCTAAATGATGAAAAACAATGTGCAGAGCATGTTATGCTAGTCGATTTGGGACGAAATGATGTTGGAAAG GTCTCCAAACCTGGTTCTGTGAAGGTGGAGAAGCTAATGAATATCGAGCGGTACTCTCACGTAATGCACATCAGCTCCACA GTTACAGGTGAATTATGTGATGACCTCTCTTGCTGGGATGCCCTACGTCAAGCTTTGCCGGTTGGAACAGTTAGTGGAGCACCAAAG GTGAAAGCCATGGAGTTGATAGATCAACTAGAAGTTACCAGGAGAGGGCCATACAGTGGTGGATTTGGAGGCATTTCATTCACTGGAGATATGGACATTTCTCTTGCTCTTAGGACAATAGTTTTCCCAACTGGGCCGCATTATGACACAATGTACTGGTATGGAGATGCGAACAGACGTCAAGAATGGGTGGCTCACCTTCAGGCTGGGGCTGGTATTGTTGCTGACAGTGTGCCTGATGATGAGCAGAAAGAGTGCGAGAATAAAGCTGCTGCTCTTGCTCGCGCCATTGAACTAGCAGAGTTAGCATTTGTTGAGAAATGA
- the LOC122057517 gene encoding anthranilate synthase alpha subunit 1, chloroplastic-like isoform X2 codes for MVECLPVSYLVSHCPSFPNSKTFFIRKRRSFNFCLFSSRSSFSRFKCSLVASPPSLPAEFVEFVEASKTGNLVPLFRCIFSDHLTPVLAYRCLVKENDWETPSFLFDSFEQGYQDSILGRYSMVGCEPSVEIVAKERRVIVTDHREGRRTEMVAEDPIGIPESIMEGWTPQLTHQLPDTFCGGWVGYFSYDTVRHVEKKKLPFSKAPKDDRELADIHLGLYDDVIVFDHVEKRAYVIHWVRLDRYTSVEKAYNDGMDRLEHLVSKVQNIDSPRLNHGSVGLYTHLFGSSLKKSTMTSEAYREAVSKAKEHILSGDIFQIVLSQRFERRTFADPFEVYRALRVVNPSPYLTYIQARGCILVASSPEILTRVKKGKITNRPLAGTVRRGKTSYEDKMKENQLLNDEKQCAEHVMLVDLGRNDVGKVSKPGSVKVEKLMNIERYSHVMHISSTVTGELCDDLSCWDALRQALPVGTVSGAPKVKAMELIDQLEVTRRGPYSGGFGGISFTGDMDISLALRTIVFPTGPHYDTMYWYGDANRRQEWVAHLQAGAGIVADSVPDDEQKECENKAAALARAIELAELAFVEK; via the exons ATGGTGGAATGCCTCCCTGTTTCATATTTGGTTTCGCATTGTCCCTCTTTTCCCAACAGCAAAAcctttttcataagaaaaagaagaagcttcaATTTCTGTCTCTTCAGCTCCCGCTCTTCATTTTCCAGATTCAAATGCTCCCTTGTTGCCTCTCCTCCATCACTACCTGCAGAGTTCGTTGAGTTCGTTGAAGCATCAAAGACCGGAAATCTTGTCCCGCTCTTCCGTTGCATATTCTCCGATCACCTGACTCCGGTTCTCGCTTACCGATGTCTAGTGAAAGAAAATGATTGGGAAACTCCGAGCTTTCTGTTTGATTCGTTTGAGCAGGGTTACCAAGATTCGATTTTG GGACGTTACAGTATGGTGGGGTGTGAGCCATCGGTGGAGATTGTGGCGAAGGAGAGGCGGGTGATCGTCACGGACCACCGGGAAGGGCGGAGGACGGAGATGGTCGCGGAGGATCCAATAGGGATTCCTGAAAGTATTATGGAAGGATGGACTCCCCAGCTTACCCACCAGCTTCCTGATACGTTTTGTG GTGGATGGGTTGGATATTTTTCATATGATACTGTTCGGCatgtggagaagaagaagcttccatTCTCTAAAGCACCTAAAGATGATAGAGAACTGGCTGATATTCATCTAGGCCTTTATGATGATGTGATAGTGTTTGATCATGTGGAGAAG AGAGCATATGTGATCCATTGGGTGCGGCTAGACCGATACACTTCGGTTGAGAAGGCGTATAATGATGGAATGGATAGGTTGGAACATCTAGTATCCAAAGTTCAAAATATTGACAG CCCAAGGCTAAATCATGGTTCTGTGGGGTTATACACTCACCTTTTTGGTTCTTCACTAAAGAAGTCAACCATGACAAGTGAAGCATATAGGGAAGCTGTATCAAAAGCTAAAGAACATATTCTTTCTGGGGATATTTTCCAAATTGTGCTAAGTCAACGTTTCGAGCGCCGAACATTTGCAGACCCATTTGAAGTATACAGGGCATTGAGAGTTGTGAATCCAAGTCCATATTTGACTTATATACAA GCTAGAGGATGTATTCTGGTTGCTTCAAGCCCAGAGATTCTGACTCGTGTGAAGAAG GGAAAGATTACTAACCGACCCCTTGCGGGAACTGTTAGAAGAGGGAAGACGAGTTATGAGGACAAGATGAAGGAAAATCAGTTGCTAAATGATGAAAAACAATGTGCAGAGCATGTTATGCTAGTCGATTTGGGACGAAATGATGTTGGAAAG GTCTCCAAACCTGGTTCTGTGAAGGTGGAGAAGCTAATGAATATCGAGCGGTACTCTCACGTAATGCACATCAGCTCCACA GTTACAGGTGAATTATGTGATGACCTCTCTTGCTGGGATGCCCTACGTCAAGCTTTGCCGGTTGGAACAGTTAGTGGAGCACCAAAG GTGAAAGCCATGGAGTTGATAGATCAACTAGAAGTTACCAGGAGAGGGCCATACAGTGGTGGATTTGGAGGCATTTCATTCACTGGAGATATGGACATTTCTCTTGCTCTTAGGACAATAGTTTTCCCAACTGGGCCGCATTATGACACAATGTACTGGTATGGAGATGCGAACAGACGTCAAGAATGGGTGGCTCACCTTCAGGCTGGGGCTGGTATTGTTGCTGACAGTGTGCCTGATGATGAGCAGAAAGAGTGCGAGAATAAAGCTGCTGCTCTTGCTCGCGCCATTGAACTAGCAGAGTTAGCATTTGTTGAGAAATGA
- the LOC122057517 gene encoding anthranilate synthase alpha subunit 1, chloroplastic-like isoform X1, which produces MVECLPVSYLVSHCPSFPNSKTFFIRKRRSFNFCLFSSRSSFSRFKCSLVASPPSLPAEFVEFVEASKTGNLVPLFRCIFSDHLTPVLAYRCLVKENDWETPSFLFDSFEQGYQDSILGRYSMVGCEPSVEIVAKERRVIVTDHREGRRTEMVAEDPIGIPESIMEGWTPQLTHQLPDTFCAQNDAEKFAEASKKGNIVPLYRCLFSDHLTPVLAYRCLVKEDNRSDPSFLFESVQQNDGFPTVGRYSVVGAQPTLELVAKGNSVTIMDHEEGIKTEEIAEDPMVIPRRIMEGWKPQLIDELPEAFCGGWVGYFSYDTVRHVEKKKLPFSKAPKDDRELADIHLGLYDDVIVFDHVEKRAYVIHWVRLDRYTSVEKAYNDGMDRLEHLVSKVQNIDSPRLNHGSVGLYTHLFGSSLKKSTMTSEAYREAVSKAKEHILSGDIFQIVLSQRFERRTFADPFEVYRALRVVNPSPYLTYIQARGCILVASSPEILTRVKKGKITNRPLAGTVRRGKTSYEDKMKENQLLNDEKQCAEHVMLVDLGRNDVGKVSKPGSVKVEKLMNIERYSHVMHISSTVTGELCDDLSCWDALRQALPVGTVSGAPKVKAMELIDQLEVTRRGPYSGGFGGISFTGDMDISLALRTIVFPTGPHYDTMYWYGDANRRQEWVAHLQAGAGIVADSVPDDEQKECENKAAALARAIELAELAFVEK; this is translated from the exons ATGGTGGAATGCCTCCCTGTTTCATATTTGGTTTCGCATTGTCCCTCTTTTCCCAACAGCAAAAcctttttcataagaaaaagaagaagcttcaATTTCTGTCTCTTCAGCTCCCGCTCTTCATTTTCCAGATTCAAATGCTCCCTTGTTGCCTCTCCTCCATCACTACCTGCAGAGTTCGTTGAGTTCGTTGAAGCATCAAAGACCGGAAATCTTGTCCCGCTCTTCCGTTGCATATTCTCCGATCACCTGACTCCGGTTCTCGCTTACCGATGTCTAGTGAAAGAAAATGATTGGGAAACTCCGAGCTTTCTGTTTGATTCGTTTGAGCAGGGTTACCAAGATTCGATTTTG GGACGTTACAGTATGGTGGGGTGTGAGCCATCGGTGGAGATTGTGGCGAAGGAGAGGCGGGTGATCGTCACGGACCACCGGGAAGGGCGGAGGACGGAGATGGTCGCGGAGGATCCAATAGGGATTCCTGAAAGTATTATGGAAGGATGGACTCCCCAGCTTACCCACCAGCTTCCTGATACGTTTTGTG CCCAAAACGATGCAGAGAAGTTTGCAGAAGCTTCTAAGAAAGGAAACATAGTTCCTCTTTATCGGTGCTTATTTTCCGACCACCTGACTCCGGTGCTGGCTTACCGGTGTTTGGTTAAAGAAGATAATAGAAGCGATCCAAGCTTTTTGTTTGAATCAGTCCAGCAAAATGATGGATTTCCGACCGTT GGACGTTATAGTGTGGTTGGAGCTCAGCCAACGCTAGAACTGGTGGCAAAGGGGAATTCAGTGACAATTATGGATCATGAGGAAGGGATTAAGACTGAGGAGATCGCTGAGGATCCAATGGTAATTCCTCGTAGGATCATGGAAGGTTGGAAACCACAACTCATTGACGAGCTACCCGAGGCATTTTGTG GTGGATGGGTTGGATATTTTTCATATGATACTGTTCGGCatgtggagaagaagaagcttccatTCTCTAAAGCACCTAAAGATGATAGAGAACTGGCTGATATTCATCTAGGCCTTTATGATGATGTGATAGTGTTTGATCATGTGGAGAAG AGAGCATATGTGATCCATTGGGTGCGGCTAGACCGATACACTTCGGTTGAGAAGGCGTATAATGATGGAATGGATAGGTTGGAACATCTAGTATCCAAAGTTCAAAATATTGACAG CCCAAGGCTAAATCATGGTTCTGTGGGGTTATACACTCACCTTTTTGGTTCTTCACTAAAGAAGTCAACCATGACAAGTGAAGCATATAGGGAAGCTGTATCAAAAGCTAAAGAACATATTCTTTCTGGGGATATTTTCCAAATTGTGCTAAGTCAACGTTTCGAGCGCCGAACATTTGCAGACCCATTTGAAGTATACAGGGCATTGAGAGTTGTGAATCCAAGTCCATATTTGACTTATATACAA GCTAGAGGATGTATTCTGGTTGCTTCAAGCCCAGAGATTCTGACTCGTGTGAAGAAG GGAAAGATTACTAACCGACCCCTTGCGGGAACTGTTAGAAGAGGGAAGACGAGTTATGAGGACAAGATGAAGGAAAATCAGTTGCTAAATGATGAAAAACAATGTGCAGAGCATGTTATGCTAGTCGATTTGGGACGAAATGATGTTGGAAAG GTCTCCAAACCTGGTTCTGTGAAGGTGGAGAAGCTAATGAATATCGAGCGGTACTCTCACGTAATGCACATCAGCTCCACA GTTACAGGTGAATTATGTGATGACCTCTCTTGCTGGGATGCCCTACGTCAAGCTTTGCCGGTTGGAACAGTTAGTGGAGCACCAAAG GTGAAAGCCATGGAGTTGATAGATCAACTAGAAGTTACCAGGAGAGGGCCATACAGTGGTGGATTTGGAGGCATTTCATTCACTGGAGATATGGACATTTCTCTTGCTCTTAGGACAATAGTTTTCCCAACTGGGCCGCATTATGACACAATGTACTGGTATGGAGATGCGAACAGACGTCAAGAATGGGTGGCTCACCTTCAGGCTGGGGCTGGTATTGTTGCTGACAGTGTGCCTGATGATGAGCAGAAAGAGTGCGAGAATAAAGCTGCTGCTCTTGCTCGCGCCATTGAACTAGCAGAGTTAGCATTTGTTGAGAAATGA